The segment GGTAGACCACGCCGAAGTGCACGCTGGAAACATCGTGTGCATCGGAATTGATGTAGCCGGCCAGCCGCAGCGCACCGGCCCCCGGCTCCAGGCCGGTCTCTTCCTGCATCTCGCGCAGCGCGGTGGCCTCGAGCAACGCGGCCGAGCGCCGCGCGCCCGCACCCGAATCCTCGGGCTCGATGTGCCCGCCGAACCCGACCGACCACAGGCCGCCCAGCCGCGCCTCGGTGTGCTTCGTGCGCCGCTGGTAGCAGAGCACGCGCGTTGCGGCACCCTCGCCGCGCGTGAGCACGAGATAGGGGATGACCTGCTTGAAATGGGAGCACTGCTCCATGTAGTCGCGCTCGGCAAAGAACAGGCGGCCGGCCACAGCCTCGAGGTCGATGGCGCCCGGCGGCAGGAAACCCTGCGGGCTCAGGCCCGGGAACAGGTGGCAGCGTTCGACAACGAGGATGACGCGCATGGGCGGGCTCTGTCCTTTGGCGGTCGCGGGGTGTGTCGGGTCGGGCTCGAGGCGGGGGGAAAGTAACACTTCGGCCGGCGGTGGCGCACGGGCAAATATGGGGGGCGCCGGGTGGGCGCTCTCTCTTCACACCCCTGCGCGGCCGGGTGGGCGCTCTCTCTTCACAGCTGTGCGCCGCCGGTTGGTTGACCTATCAACGAATTTGGCGGCCCCAATAGGCCCCTGACCGGCCGTCAATTGGTTGATAGATCAACCAACCGGCGGCGCAGAGATGTGAAGAGAGAGCCCGCCCCACACTGCGTGACACGCCGCGCCAACTCCTCACTAATCGTCCAACGAGTCCCCGGGCCGACGCGGACCCCGCGTGATGCGGCGGATGAACGCCGCGGGCGCTGCCCGCGCAACGAGCGCGGCCAGCAGAGCGGGCGGCGGCAGCCATCGGGGCTCGCCGCCGCCCGTTCCATCACCTGTCCACGATTCTGCCCGCGGCACTACCCGCGAGCCAGCCCCCGCTCAGGCCATCATCGCCAGCAGGCTGCCGGTGGCCTCTTCGTCGCGCTCGCCGAACAGCGCCGCCAGGTCGAAGCCGCCCGAGCCGCCTGCGGCCATCATCTGCGGCGGCGGACCCTGCGGCGGCCCGGACGGCCGCCGCGCCTCGAACTCCTCGAAGCTCACGGCGCCATCGCTGTCGCCATCGAGCTCTGCGAACATGTCCTCGGCGGCGGGCTGGTCGCCGTCGCCGCGCGAAGGCATCGATTCGGACATCGCCTGCATCTCGGCGAGCGTCACCTTGCCGTCTCCGTCGGTGTCGATGCTGTTGAACATCTCCTTGGGGTCGGGCGGCGCCGGCCGCGTGGACGTGGAAGACAGGGACAGCATCGAACTGTTCCCGCTGATCGAAGAGATCATGGTCACCCCTTCCAGGCCGTCAGTGGAATGGTGATCCCGCCGATGCGGCGATCGCGCCGCGCGCGGACGGCTGGCGCGTCGCGGCGCCCAGCGGCAGCAATCGGTGTTCCGCGGCCGGTAACGGGTCGGTATCAGGCGGAAGGCGGCAGCAAGAGGTAGCCCTCGCCGCGCACGGCGCGGATCCAGCGCGGCGCGCGCGAATCGTCACCCAGCTTGCGGCGCAGGCGTGTCACGCGCAGGTCCAGCGAGCGGTCGCCGGCAGCGCAGGTGCGGCCGTGGAGTTCGAGCGAGAGTTCGTCGCGGGTCACCACGCTTCCGCGGCGGCGGTGCAGGACAGCCAGAAGCTCGAACTCGCCGTCGGTCAGCGCCAGGTGGCGGCCGTCGACCACGGCGTGACGATGCGCCGCATCGAGCGCAAGGTCGCCCGCGGGCATCGCCGCGCGCAACGGTCGCTGCATGGCGCGCAGCTGCGCGGACAGTCGGCGCGGATCCGGCGGCCACGAGACCACCGCGTCGGCGCCCTGCTCCAGCGCCGTCACCTCGAGCGCAGCTTCCGGTCCGCGCGCCACGGCGCAGAGGAGCAGGCCGGGCAGTTCACGTCGGGCCGCCCGGCACCAGTCGAGCGCCGTGCCGGGCTCCGGACCGAGGTCGAGCACGACCAGCGCCCCGCCGTGGCGCACGCGATCGGGCAGCGTCGCGCAGGTGGCCGGCCGCTTCTCGGCGGCGACGGCCCCGAAGCCGGCCAGCGCCAGCGCCGCAGCCAGGTCGCGGCGGGTCTCGGCATCATTGCTCAGGACGATGATCGGCAGCATGGTCGGGTCGCAGTCCTCTTCCGGGGTCGGGCGTGCGGTCACGCAACGCGCGCCGTGGCCGGTTCCAGCGGCGAAAAATACAGCTCCGCATCACGGACACGTGACAATTTGATCTTTCGATTGCATTACGGACGCGCCTCGTCTAGAATCTCCCGGCCAATCCAACACCCTGCACCGGAGGAACACCGATGATGCGTTCGCTCATGATGATCATGGCCCTGTGCCTGCTGGCCGCCGCGAGCCTGGGCGCCGAACAGCCGCGCGAGCAGATCAAGCTCGAGAACCCGACCCTGTCGCTGCTGCCCATGTCGCCCCCGCCGGGCGCGACCTGCGAGGTCGGCAACCCCGACGACCCCTACTGGACCTACGGCAACTGGATCATGGGCGGCGAGACCTACGCCTACCTGATCAACCCGCCCGCCGAGGGCTGCACCTGCGGCGCCGGCTTCAAGCTCGACCGCGTCTACATGATGATGCAGTTCGGCCCCGAGGACGCCCCCGTCACCTTCGACGCCTACGCCGGCCTGGCCGAGGCGGTGTGGGACCCGTCGCGCAGCGCCTACGTGCCCGGCCCCGAGTACTGCACCTCGCCCACCTGGTCGATCTCGGCCAGCGCGGCCGGCCTCTACGACATCTATGTCGACATGGCCGACGCCTGCCCGTGCGCGGCGACCACCGAGCCCTACTTCATCACCTTCCACCTGCCCAACGGCTTCGCCTGGTGGCCGTCGGCGCTGGAGGACAACGATCCGCAGACCGGCATCAGCTGGTACAACAGCGGCTTCGGCTGGTCCGACCTGGTCGGCGATTTCGGCTGGTGGGGCAACAACATCATGCACGCCGACGTGACATGCTGCGAGAACCCGGTCTCCCAGGAGAAGGCGACCTGGGGCGATGTGAAGTCGCTCTGGCGCTAACGCTCCTGCTCTTGCGAGGGGCGGGCGCTCTCTCTTCACACTTCGGCGCCACCGGTTGGTTGACCTATCAACGAATCCGGTGGCGCCAATCGGCCCCTGGCCGGCCGCCATTTGGTTGATACGTCAACCAACCGGCGACGCGAAGGTGTGAAGAGAGAGCCCGCCCCTCACTTCGTTACACGTTTCGCCCATCCCTCACTTCGTAACACGGTTGGCCCTTCCTTCACTTGGTAACACGGTTGACCCGCCCCTCAATTCGCAACTCGGCGCGCCCGCACCCCACCGCCGCTAGTCGTCCTTCAGCGAGTCCCCGGGCCGACGCGGTCCCCGCGTGACATAACGAATGAACGCCTTCGCCGTCACATCGAGGTTGGCGTCGAGGCGTTTGAGAAACGCGCGCAGCTGCTGGAGCTCGTCGGCGCTGAAACCGGCGACGAGCCGCATCTCCGGTGACGCGAAGTCCGGGCTGAACACCCGCGCCGCAATCGCGCCCGACCGGGTCGGAAACAATTCCGAGAATCGCCTGTCGCGGGTGCCGCGCCGGCGCTCGACGAATCCGTTGCGCACCAGCCGATTCACCGCGCGCGAGGCCGCCGCCTTGTCGATGGCAAGCCGCTCGGCCACGGCCGCCGGGCAGATGCCGGGCGCCGCAACCACCAGTTCCAGGAGCTGGTGCTGCGTCGGGCCGATGGCCAGGTCGTCGAGTTCGCGGGATTCCTGGGTGGCAAACTTGCGGGCAAGCTTCACCAGAAGGTCGCCGAGGGGCCTGGCGGGGCGGGACCGGTAAGGCCTGGGTGCGCACGATACTCTCTCGGCGGTTGGTTGACCTGTCATCCAATTGTGGAGCCCGAAACGGGCCATTGGCGTGCCACAATCGGTTGATACGTCAACCATCAGCAAAAAAAGAACATCGACAACAGAGATCTCGCCACGAATAACCGCTTATCGTCACCCGAGGCAGTCGGCACGGCCGGCGAAGTTACCGCGAGGCGTCACCGCACACACAGCAGCGGCGCCCCTCGCCAGCGGCCCTACGGCAGGAACCTCTCCACATGCGCCAGCTTCTGCGGCAAATACTCGTCGATCACGTAGTTGAGCCCGTGCTTGGCCAAAGCCTGCTGCTCGGCGCGGACGCCCATGCGGATGATCTGTTCGAAGGCCTGTGACCATTCCTTGTAGTGCAAAATGAAGGGATCGTTCTTCAGGGCGTCTTTCGCGCGCTTGATGTCGACGTCCTTCAGCGGGTGCGTGGGCAGCTGGTAATCGATGATGTCCTGCGGGGTGATGCCCAGCAGGTGCGCCTGCGGCACGCAGAAGTACTCGTTCAGGTGGGCGGCGTTGCCGGAGCCCACTTTCAGCGTGCGGTAGATGTTGGTGAAGCCGTAGGGGTCGCCGTCGACGAAGACGTAGACCGGCAGGCCGTAGCTGTCGGCCAGGCGGCGCACGAAGCGGCGGCAGGCGCGGGTGGGCACGCCGCCCATCGAGATCAGGATGCAGCGCGCGTTCTTCCAGTAGTTGTGCTTGACCAGGCGCTGGAACATGCCGGCGGTCTCGATGCAGAGGATGAACGTGGCGTCGGTCTCGAACTTCAGGTGTTCGACCGAGATGGGGATGGAGTAGGCGCCGCTGCCGAAGCGCGTGCAGTCGATGCGCAGTTCCTCGCCGGTGTCGCGGTCGTGGTCGATGACCACGAGCTGGCCGGCCACGTCGCCGCCCTTTTCCTCGGGGACGAAGCCGAGCTGTTCGCGGTTGACCGCGAAGAAGGCCTCGACGTCTTCCATCACCGTGTCGGACTCGGGCTGTTCCTTGAAGCGCGCCTCTGCCCAGTTCTTGCTGACGTAGTACGCTTCTCGCTTGGTGGCGATGTCGTCGGTCTCGATGAGTTCCTTGGACAGCGCCATCATCTTCAGCGTCTGGGCGAAGGTCTTGACCGTGTTGACGGTCAGCGTGCGTTCCTTCTGCTTGCCCTTGAGCTTGAAGAAGCCGGTCTTGGCGTTGTAGTCGACGTTGGCCAGCGAACGCAGCGGGAACTTCATCATCGGCTTCTGGCCGAGCAGGATCTTGTCCTTGATGACGGCCGACTCGCTGCGGATGCGCCTTGATACGGGCGTGAACGACAGCTTCTTCTCGGCCGCGCCGGCCTCGGGCTTCCGCTTGCGGCGCGGCGGGCCGCCGGCGCGGGAGAGGGCCAGGTCGTCGTGACCGTCGTCGTCGTCGGGGGCGTCCACCAAGTCGTCCACCAAGTCGTCGTCGCCCGCGGCCGCGAACCTGGCGTCCTCGTCCTCGGCGCGCACGATGCGGCGCCCGAGCGGCCGGCCGAAGCCCAGTTCGCCCTGCGAAGCCGGGTCGTCGGAGGCGGCGCCGGAGCCGGCAGGCTTTTTCGTCGTCGTCTTCTTGTTTGTGGGCTTCTTGCGATCGGCCACGTCGGCGTCCTTCCTAGAGCTTGCGGCTGCGCTCGAGGGTGTCGGTCAGGGTGGCGACGACTTCCGCGCGCTCGGCGTCGGAGATCAGCAGGATCGACTGCAGCGCGTCGCCGATGTGCGGGATGTACTTCTGGATGTAGTTCTGCTTCTTCAGCGCGTCCTTCTCGCGGGCGCGCCGGCGGATGTGCGAGCCCAGCTGGCGGCCCGCCTCCTGCAGCGCGAGGCGGATCTCCTTGATGATCTCCGGGTAGTGCGCCACGGCTTCCTTGCTCTCGGAAGTGAACGGCACCCACACCGAGGCCATGTGCACGAGGATCACCAGCGGCCCGGTGGGCAGCGCGCCCTTGCTCTGCTGCAGGCCGTAGCCGCGCCAGTTGCTGGTGAGCACCGCCTTGTGCACGGCGCAGGCCGAGGCCTGGTAGAGCAGCGGCACGCGGTTCGCGAAGCGCAGCACCTTGGCCAGTTCGTCGCCCGGCAACTGGCCGCCGTAGGCCAGGCCCACCTCGATCTGGAACGGGTTGCCGCGGTACACCGAGGCGGGCCGCGTCACCGAGGTGTAGAAGTCGGCCGCCACGCCGCTCTTGAGGCCGGCCATGACCAGGTCCTCGCCGATGGGCGAGAGGCAGTCGGTGGGCGGCGAGGCGATCTTCGTGCTGGCGATGGCGTCGATCAGCTTCTGGATATCTTCCTGCTGCAGCTTGCCCGGGGCCTTGCGTTCGGGCAGGCCGGCG is part of the bacterium genome and harbors:
- a CDS encoding DNA topoisomerase IV subunit A; translation: MMKFPLRSLANVDYNAKTGFFKLKGKQKERTLTVNTVKTFAQTLKMMALSKELIETDDIATKREAYYVSKNWAEARFKEQPESDTVMEDVEAFFAVNREQLGFVPEEKGGDVAGQLVVIDHDRDTGEELRIDCTRFGSGAYSIPISVEHLKFETDATFILCIETAGMFQRLVKHNYWKNARCILISMGGVPTRACRRFVRRLADSYGLPVYVFVDGDPYGFTNIYRTLKVGSGNAAHLNEYFCVPQAHLLGITPQDIIDYQLPTHPLKDVDIKRAKDALKNDPFILHYKEWSQAFEQIIRMGVRAEQQALAKHGLNYVIDEYLPQKLAHVERFLP
- a CDS encoding MarR family transcriptional regulator, with translation MKLARKFATQESRELDDLAIGPTQHQLLELVVAAPGICPAAVAERLAIDKAAASRAVNRLVRNGFVERRRGTRDRRFSELFPTRSGAIAARVFSPDFASPEMRLVAGFSADELQQLRAFLKRLDANLDVTAKAFIRYVTRGPRRPGDSLKDD
- a CDS encoding response regulator transcription factor, with amino-acid sequence MTARPTPEEDCDPTMLPIIVLSNDAETRRDLAAALALAGFGAVAAEKRPATCATLPDRVRHGGALVVLDLGPEPGTALDWCRAARRELPGLLLCAVARGPEAALEVTALEQGADAVVSWPPDPRRLSAQLRAMQRPLRAAMPAGDLALDAAHRHAVVDGRHLALTDGEFELLAVLHRRRGSVVTRDELSLELHGRTCAAGDRSLDLRVTRLRRKLGDDSRAPRWIRAVRGEGYLLLPPSA
- a CDS encoding EF-hand domain-containing protein — encoded protein: MISSISGNSSMLSLSSTSTRPAPPDPKEMFNSIDTDGDGKVTLAEMQAMSESMPSRGDGDQPAAEDMFAELDGDSDGAVSFEEFEARRPSGPPQGPPPQMMAAGGSGGFDLAALFGERDEEATGSLLAMMA